The proteins below are encoded in one region of Rhododendron vialii isolate Sample 1 chromosome 7a, ASM3025357v1:
- the LOC131332509 gene encoding uncharacterized protein LOC131332509, with the protein MSAATELRSPAKPASDTRSILGPGGNRVVKVSEEAKGKKEGLKKKKKPSSELVSETPREVLRKNSSFDSVPSSDASSIGGGGGGGSSVKMASLKTTKRTVKSDSNGVKKSVKVDVADGVGLVMGSPVIEGPVKRCDWITPHSDPLYTAFHDEEWGVPVLHDDRKLFELLVLSQALAEFTWPAILSRRDIFRKLFDNFDPSSVAKFAEIELLPLRSNLLLSEQKLRAVVENAKQTLKIQHEFGSFSNYCWSFVNHKPIRNGFRYARQVPVKTPKAEIISKDLMRRGFRCVGPSVVYSFMQVAGLANDHLVTCFRYLECRDNAEKYPKPKNEDMPTNVA; encoded by the exons atgTCTGCGGCTACGGAGCTTCGTTCGCCGGCCAAACCGGCTTCAGACACCCGGTCGATACTCGGGCCGGGTGGAAACAGAGTCGTCAAGGTTTCGGAAGAAGCGAAAGGGAAAAAGGAGGgtctgaagaagaagaagaagccgagTAGCGAGTTGGTTTCAGAAACGCCCAGGGAAGTTCTCCGGAAGAATTCTTCTTTCGACAGCGTTCCCTCGTCCGACGCGTCGTcgatcggtggtggtggtggtggtgggtcgTCTGTGAAGATGGCGAGTTTGAAAACGACGAAAAGGACTGTGAAGAGCGATAGTAATGGGGTGAAGAAGTCTGTGAAGGTTGATGTTGCCGATGGGGTTGGTTTGGTGATGGGTTCTCCGGTGATTGAGGGTCCGGTGAAGCGGTGCGATTGGATCACACCACACTCCG ACCCTCTATATACTGCTTTCCACGACGAAGAATGGGGGGTTCCGGTTCTTCATGATGATAGAAAGCTATTTGAGCTCCTCGTTTTATCACAAGCATTAGCAGAATTCACCTGGCCGGCAATTCTTAGCAGGCGAGACATATTCAG GAAGCTCTTCGACAATTTTGACCCATCATCCGTAGCGAAGTTCGCAGAAATTGAGTTGCTTCCATTGAGATCGAATTTGCTGCTCTCTGAACAAAAGCTTCGGGCAGTTGTCGAAAATGCTAAGCAGACGCTTAAG ATTCAGCATGAGTTTGGATCCTTCAGCAACTACTGTTGGAGCTTTGTAAACCACAAGCCAATAAGAAACGGATTCCGGTACGCACGCCAAGTCCCGGTCAAGACACCAAAAGCAGAAATCATTAGCAAGGACTTGATGCGGAGAGGTTTCCGATGCGTTGGGCCTTCTGTGGTCTATTCGTTCATGCAAGTCGCGGGGTTGGCTAACGACCATCTTGTAACTTGCTTCCGATACCTAGAATGCAGAGATAACGCCGAAAAGTACCCGAAACCAAAGAATGAGGACATGCCAACTAACGTTGCGTAG
- the LOC131332507 gene encoding NEDD8-conjugating enzyme Ubc12-like isoform X2, producing the protein MGLSLSLSLSLSCESIIISRNQQKDGETSSIQSLCSSAVFPRAGIMIRLFKVKEKHRELAENGKTAIKKQSAGELRLHKDISELNLPKTCSISFPNGKDDLMNFQVTIRPREGYYRGGLFLFSFKVSPIYPHEAPKVKCKTKVYHPNIDMEGNVCLNVLREDWKPVLNINTIVYGLYHLFTIP; encoded by the exons atgggactctctctctctctctctctctctctctcatgtgaaTCTATCATAATCTCTCGGAATCAACAAAAGGACGGAGAAACATCTTCAATCCAATCCCTCTGTTCCTCTGCGGTTTTTCCTCGAGCGG GGATAATGATCCGACTATTTAAAGTTAAGGAGAAGCATAGGGAACTTGCTGAAAACGGGAAGACAGCAATCAAGAAGCAAAGTGCAGGAGAATTACGTCTTCATAAAG ATATAAGCGAATTAAATCTACCGAAAACATGTAGCATATCATTCCCTAATGGCAAGGATGATCTGATGAACTTTCAGGTCACCATACGGCCCCGTGAAGGGTATTATAG AGGTGGTctctttctgttttcatttaAAGTCTCCCCTATCTATCCTCATGAAGCTCCAAAGGTCAAGTGCAAGACAAAG GTTTACCATCCCAATATTGACATGGAAGGAAATGTTTGCCTCAACGTTCTCCGAGAAGACTGGAAACCTGTCCTAAACATTAACACCATTGTTTACGGCTTGTATCACTTATTCACG ATCCCCTAA
- the LOC131332507 gene encoding NEDD8-conjugating enzyme Ubc12-like isoform X1, translating into MGLSLSLSLSLSCESIIISRNQQKDGETSSIQSLCSSAVFPRAGIMIRLFKVKEKHRELAENGKTAIKKQSAGELRLHKDISELNLPKTCSISFPNGKDDLMNFQVTIRPREGYYRGGLFLFSFKVSPIYPHEAPKVKCKTKVYHPNIDMEGNVCLNVLREDWKPVLNINTIVYGLYHLFTEPNHEDPLNSEAAEVLRDNPKMYESNVKKAMAGGGYVGNNNYFP; encoded by the exons atgggactctctctctctctctctctctctctctcatgtgaaTCTATCATAATCTCTCGGAATCAACAAAAGGACGGAGAAACATCTTCAATCCAATCCCTCTGTTCCTCTGCGGTTTTTCCTCGAGCGG GGATAATGATCCGACTATTTAAAGTTAAGGAGAAGCATAGGGAACTTGCTGAAAACGGGAAGACAGCAATCAAGAAGCAAAGTGCAGGAGAATTACGTCTTCATAAAG ATATAAGCGAATTAAATCTACCGAAAACATGTAGCATATCATTCCCTAATGGCAAGGATGATCTGATGAACTTTCAGGTCACCATACGGCCCCGTGAAGGGTATTATAG AGGTGGTctctttctgttttcatttaAAGTCTCCCCTATCTATCCTCATGAAGCTCCAAAGGTCAAGTGCAAGACAAAG GTTTACCATCCCAATATTGACATGGAAGGAAATGTTTGCCTCAACGTTCTCCGAGAAGACTGGAAACCTGTCCTAAACATTAACACCATTGTTTACGGCTTGTATCACTTATTCACG GAACCCAATCACGAAGATCCCCTAAATTCCGAAGCAGCTGAGGTGCTGAGAGATAATCCGAAAATGTATGAGTCCAATGTGAAAAAAGCAATGGCTGGTGGTGGTTATGTGGGCAACAACAACTACTTCCCTTGA
- the LOC131332508 gene encoding protein BRASSINAZOLE-RESISTANT 1 has translation MMWEGGSGGEGGEEVEGGGGGGRRKPSWRERENNRRRERRRRAIAAKIYAGLRAQGDYDLPKHCDNNEVLKALCLEAGWTVESDGTTYRKGYKPPLSDIGGTSTNITPTSSQNPSPPSSSFQTPIPSYQPSPTSSSFPSPSRHDASSSHLLSFLRSTIPSYLPPLRISNSAPVTPPLSSPNSRPHKQRPNWDFLAQESMASLHNYASFAASAPASPTRCRRIGPATIPECDESDSTVDSGQWMRFQSFAPTMIPTSPTFNLVRPAAQKVSSMDAMRDKGKGPEFEFESRAVMAWEGERIHEVGLDDLELTLGSGKTRN, from the exons atgatgtgGGAGGGGGGATCAGGCGGAGAAGGCGGAGAAGAGgtggaaggaggaggaggaggtggtcgGAGGAAGCCgtcgtggagagagagagagaacaatcggaggagagagaggaggaggagagccATCGCCGCCAAGATATACGCCGGGCTCAGGGCCCAGGGTGACTACGACTTGCCCAAGCACTGCGACAACAATGAGGTCTTGAAAGCCCTCTGTCTTGAAGCCGGCTGGACCGTCGAGTCCGACGGCACCACCTATcgcaag GGATACAAGCCCCCTCTATCTGACATTGGAGGTACCTCAACCAACATAACCCCAACCTCTTCCCAAAACCCTAGTCCACCATCTTCATCCTTCCAAACCCCTATCCCTTCTTACCAACCAAGCCCCAcatcttcttctttcccaaGCCCGTCCCGTCACGACGCCAGCTCATCccatttgctttcttttcttcgGAGCACCATTCCTTCATATCTCCCTCCTCTCCGAATCTCAAACAGTGCCCCTGTGACTCCACCCCTCTCATCCCCAAACTCTAGACCTCACAAACAGAGGCCCAATTGGGACTTTCTTGCCCAGGAATCAATGGCTTCTTTACATAATTATGCTTCCTTTGCTGCTTCTGCTCCGGCAAGCCCAACTAGATGCAGGCGAATTGGTCCAGCAACCATACCGGAATGCGATGAGTCCGACTCTACCGTTGATTCAGGTCAATGGATGAGGTTTCAATCATTTGCACCAACTATGATTCCCACATCTCCAACCTTTAATCTTGTGAGACCTGCGGCTCAGAAAGTTTCTTCAATGGATGCAATGAGAGATAAGGGGAAAGGTCCAGAGTTCGAGTTTGAGAGCAGAGCGGTGATGGCATGGGAAGGGGAGAGGATTCATGAGGTGGGATTGGACGATTTGGAACTTACACTTGGAAGTGGGAAAACTCGAAATTAG
- the LOC131332510 gene encoding deSI-like protein At4g17486, translated as MKLGSKKGWKPNVPLRLRGKSTTRFCIFPKIKPTNYGPGNTPVYLNVYDLTPMNGYVYWAGFGIFHSGVEVHGVEYAFGAHDYPTSGVFEVEPRQCPGFKFRKSILIGTTRLDAVQVREFMERHSASYNGDTYHLIVKNCNHFCKDICYKLTGKPIPKWVNRLAKLGSTFSFVLPESLKISAVRHDPSYEAGDGEKRRLRSASSCLSSISTRQRQLSTSSLFLQSPLKGCFSSLGIQKV; from the exons ATGAAATTAGGATCAAAGAAAGGATGGAAACCAAATGTGCCATTGCGATTGAGGGGCAAATCAACTACTCGTTTTTGCATATTTCCCAAAATCAAACCCACTAATTATGGTCCTGGCAATACACCGGTTTATCTCAATGTGTATGACTTGACACCAATGAATGGCTATGTCTATTGGGCTGGTTTTGGCATTTTTCACTCTGGTGTTGAAG TTCATGGGGTGGAATATGCCTTCGGAGCTCATGACTATCCAACTAGCGGCGTCTTTGAGGTTGAACCTCGGCAATGTCCAGGCTTCAAGTTTAGAAAGTCGATACTTATTGGAACTACGCGCTTGGATGCTGTCCAAGTTCGGGAGTTCATGGAGCGCCACTCGGCAAGCTACAATGGTGATACGTATCACTTGATCGTCAAGAACTGCAACCATTTTTGCAAGGATATTTGTTACAAGCTAACTGGGAAACCAATTCCAAAATGGGTGAACCGCCTCGCAAAATTAG GTTCAACCTTCAGTTTTGTACTACCCGAATCGCTTAAAATTTCTGCCGTGAGACACGATCCGAGTTATGAAGCTGGCGATGGCGAGAAGAGAAGGTTAAGAAGTGCCTCCAGTTGCCTATCGTCGATCTCAACAAGGCAAAGGCAGCTATCAACTTCTTCATTGTTTCTACAATCACCCTTAAAAGGCTGCTTTTCCTCCCTGGGAATTCAGAAAGTATAA